The following are encoded in a window of Phaseolus vulgaris cultivar G19833 chromosome 3, P. vulgaris v2.0, whole genome shotgun sequence genomic DNA:
- the LOC137808611 gene encoding ABC transporter G family member 14-like, whose product MTENCIAFKPDHSNSHPQEGPPKMTETVLQTNEQSFLKLAVYPITLKFEELVYKVKVEQKGMCWGSTGSSREKTILKGVTGMVCPGEIMAMLGPSGSGKTTLLTALGGRLSGKLSGKVTYNNQPFSGAMKRRTGFVAQDDVLYPHLTVTETLLFTALLRLPSSLTKEEKAQHVEHVISELGLSKCRGSMIGGPLFRGISGGERKRVSIGQEMLINPSLLLLDEPTSGLDSTTAQRIMTTIKRLASGGRTVVTTIHQPSSRLYHMFDKVVLLSEGCPIYYGPASTAMAYFSSVGFSTSMIVNPADLLLDLANGIAPDSSKHGTEQRESQEAENKLVREALISAYDKNIGTKLKDELCSLEVNNYEVIKDGSTRNQIKPERWCTSWWHQFKVLLQRGLRERRFEAFNRLRIFQVISVAFLGGLLWWHTPESHIGDRIALLFFFSVFWGFYPLYNAVFTFPQERRMLIKERSSGMYRLSSYFLARTVGDLPIELALPTAFVFIIYWMGGLNPHPLTFFLSLLVVLYSVLVSQSLGLAFGAILMEVKQATTLASVTTLVFLIAGGYYIQQIPPFIEWLKYLSYSYYCYKLLVGVQYMDDDYYECSKGVLCKVGEFPPIKSVGLNHLWVDMSIMAMMLVGYRLVAYLALQRVR is encoded by the exons ATGACAGAAAACTGCATAGCATTCAAACCAGATCACAGCAACAGTCACCCTCAGGAAGGACCCCCCAAGATGACTGAGACTGTCCTACAAACAAACGAGCAATCTTTTCTAAAACTCGCTGTGTACCCCATAACTTTGAAG TTTGAGGAATTGGTGTACAAAGTTAAAGTGGAGCAGAAGGGTATGTGTTGGGGGAGCACAGGGAGTTCTAGAGAGAAGACCATACTGAAAGGAGTCACGGGTATGGTTTGTCCAGGAGAAATAATGGCTATGTTGGGGCCTTCTGGCAGTGGCAAAACCACACTTCTCACAGCCCTTGGAGGAAGGCTTAGTGGCAAATTATCTGGAAAGGTAACATATAACAACCAGCCTTTTTCAGGAGCCATGAAAAGAAGAACAGGTTTTGTGGCTCAGGATGATGTGTTATACCCCCATCTCACTGTGACTGAAACTCTGCTCTTCACTGCACTTCTGAGGCTCCCCAGCAGCTTGACCAAGGAAGAAAAAGCTCAACATGTAGAGCATGTTATCAGTGAGCTAGGACTGAGCAAGTGCAGGGGTAGCATGATTGGAGGCCCCCTATTCAGAGGGATATCAGGTGGGGAGAGAAAAAGGGTGAGCATAGGCCAGGAAATGCTCATCAATCCAAGCCTGTTGCTGCTGGATGAACCCACTTCTGGCTTGGACTCTACAACAGCACAAAGGATCATGACCACAATCAAACGCTTGGCTAGTGGGGGAAGAACTGTTGTCACCACCATTCATCAACCCTCTAGTCGCCTCTATCACATGTTTGATAAAGTGGTCTTGCTTTCTGAAGGATGCCCCATCTACTATGGCCCCGCTTCAACTGCAATGGCCTACTTTTCTTCTGTTGGTTTTTCCACATCCATGATTGTCAATCCTGCTGATTTGTTGCTTGATCTTGCCAATG GAATTGCTCCGGACTCCTCCAAGCATGGAACTGAACAAAGAGAAAGCCAGGAGGCAGAAAATAAGTTGGTTAGAGAAGCCTTAATCTCTGCTTATGACAAAAATATAGGTACTAAGCTGAAAGATGAATTATGCAGCTTGGAAGTGAATAACTATGAAGTCATTAAGGATGGTTCCACAA GAAATCAAATAAAACCTGAGCGATGGTGCACAAGTTGGTGGCATCAGTTCAAAGTGCTGTTGCAAAGGGGGCTGAGGGAGAGAAGGTTTGAAGCCTTCAACAGGCTGAGAATTTTCCAAGTCATAAGTGTCGCTTTCCTTGGAGGACTTCTGTGGTGGCACACCCCAGAATCGCACATTGGAGACAGG ATAGCCCTGCTGTTTTTCTTCTCTGTCTTCTGGGGATTCTACCCTCTCTACAATGCTGTTTTCACATTTCCACAAGAGAGAAGAATGTTGATCAAGGAACGTTCATCTGGGATGTACCGTCTATCTTCCTACTTTCTAGCTAGAACAGTAGGAGACTTGCCAATAGAGCTTGCACTTCCAACTGCATTTGTGTTCATAATCTATTGGATGGGAGGGCTTAATCCTCATCCACTCACCTTTTTCCTTTCCCTCCTAGTGGTCCTTTACAGTGTCCTTGTCTCTCAAAGCCTTGGCTTAGCATTTGGGGCCATTTTGATGGAGGTCAAACAGGCCACTACCTTAGCTTCTGTGACAACCCTTGTGTTCCTCATTGCTGGTGGCTACTATATTCAACAGATTCCTCCCTTCATAGAGTGGCTCAAGTACTTAAGCTATAGCTACTACTGTTACAAGCTTCTTGTTGGTGTGCAGTACATGGATGATGATTATTATGAGTGCTCAAAGGGGGTCTTGTGCAAGGTTGGAGAATTTCCTCCAATCAAATCAGTGGGTTTGAACCACTTGTGGGTTGACATGTCTATAATGGCCATGATGTTGGTAGGTTACCGTCTAGTTGCTTATTTAGCACTGCAGAGAGTGAGGTAG